GTCGTCCTGAACCAGGGCATCGACCGCGACGTCCACCTGCGACTCGACCATGGGCAGGAACTCCTGGTTGCCGGTCTCCTCCACCAACTGGCTGATGGACGGCCACGCCCCCCGCTGCGCCTTCTGCAGCACGAACAGCCAGTCGAGGAGGAATCCGGCGACAAGGCCCAGTTCGGAGCCTGCGACGACCCCGAGGCCACCTCCACCGCCATCCGCGAGCCCGGCCCTGGCTGTCTCTGCGTTTATCGGCACTCGCACTGGCGTCTTCGCCACCTCCCGCTCGATCTCCTTCATCATCTTCCGGATGCCCTGCTTGTTGATCTTGAACCCGCTCGCCATGCCGGCCTCTCCGGATCGCTCGTGGTCATCGACCAGCACGGTACTGGCTGGGTACGACACCGCAGGCTCGTGACCTGAGCGACTCTCCGGGTTGGAGGAACATCGGCCTAAACGGGCAAGCCCTGCTGCCCGGCGGGGCGACAACAGCCGGCCGGAAACCGTGGGCGGCAGCTACTTGGAGTCGCGCCCCTCGGCCACGAACACACCCTTGCCCTGTCGGCCGTAGACCAGCCCACGGTCATGTAGCAGGCCAAACGCGCGATTGACGGTCGCCCACGAGACATGGTGTTCTTCGGATAGCTCCGAGGTGGACGGCAGTTTGTCGTGCGCCTTTAACTCGCCGGACCTGATCCGCTCGGTGATCAAGTCGGCGATCCGCCGGTACTCCGCCTGCTCGTAGGGCACGGCCCAGACACTAACCGTCAAACCCATCAGTTACCACAAGATCCGACTTAGGTCAAGCTTTGACTTAAGTCATAGTTAGATACAAGCTGTCGAGGAGGCCGCCGTGTTGCCGCAGGTCAGAGAGGTCCCGTTCCTCGTGCAGATCGCCGGGACCCGCATCGACGCCCACCGAGGACAACGGTGCCGGGAGTGCCACCCCGGCGGCTGGTGCCCCGGGTTGGCCATGGCCCGAGCGCAGATCGCCGCGTGGCGGAAGACCCGCCCATGGTGACCGGGTTGAAGGCCGGCGACCTGCTGCACATCGACCGCGCCGCGTCGGTCCAGTTCGCCATCCCGTTCCGGTTCCGGCTAATCAAGGTGCTGGCCGACCGGATCACCTACGACGGTTGGGTCTGGCTGGAGGGGTACCAGCTCGACAGCCGGGGCGAGGCGCTCGCCCGCCGGGAGTTGTTCGTCCGCAAGGAGGGGTTGCGGCTGTTGGCCGAGCCGCCGCCGCAGGGTCGGCCGGTTCCGGTGCGGGGGCGGGCGAACCAGGCCACCCACCGGCACCGGCAACCGGACCCGTCTCGGAAGCCCTCCCCCGCGCCGCGCCGCCCGACCCCGCCCTGACACCCCGCCGGGCGGCGGGAAGCCGCCGGGAGCCACGGGAGACCCCACGACGACCCCAACGGGGACACGGACCGGCCCCCGCCCTGCTGGAAGGAGCAGCAGGAGACGGGGGCCGGAGTCTGTGCCGGTCAGGAGGTCGCGTGCTGCGTACCCTCGACCGTCTTCGTGTGCGCCGCCCGGCCACGGGCATCCGCCGCGTCCTTGGTCGACCGCTCCCGGTCCAGCGCCCGACCGGCCGCCGCGACGTCCTCCGTCGGCTGGACCTTGCCCAGCGGGGTCGCCCTCGCCGAACGCTGACCTCCCCGAACAACCTTGCCCATGGTCACC
The window above is part of the Micromonospora sp. LH3U1 genome. Proteins encoded here:
- a CDS encoding GntR family transcriptional regulator, producing MPYEQAEYRRIADLITERIRSGELKAHDKLPSTSELSEEHHVSWATVNRAFGLLHDRGLVYGRQGKGVFVAEGRDSK